In the Streptomyces sp. NBC_00525 genome, one interval contains:
- a CDS encoding bifunctional 3,4-dihydroxy-2-butanone-4-phosphate synthase/GTP cyclohydrolase II, whose protein sequence is MTAQPTWLHPEHRTPEEDLALDPVEQAVRDIAAGRPVVVVDDEDRENEGDLVIAAEKATPEIIAFMMSECRGLICAPMEGDELERLELPQMVGRNTESMQTAFTVSVDASAAHGVSTGISAADRATTLRLLAGGTAGPGDFVRPGHIFPLRARPGGVLVRNGHTEAAVDLARLAGLRPAGAIVEIAGEDGVMLRLPQLVPFARKHGLTIVSIADLIDYRRTSEPTVRREAEVRLPTRFGAFTAYGYRSTTDGVEHVALVHGDLADGDDVLVRVHSECLTGDIFASERCDCGPQLHASMRRVTEEGRGVVVYLRGHEGRGIGLLSKLRAYELQERGVDTLDANLELGLPADARDYAAGAQILKDLGVRSLRLMTNNPEKTAAITRHGLAVTGREPMPVQAGEHNLRYLRTKRDRMGHDLPWLDAVTASTCGNQ, encoded by the coding sequence ATGACCGCCCAGCCCACCTGGCTGCACCCGGAACACCGGACGCCCGAGGAGGACCTCGCCCTCGACCCCGTCGAGCAGGCCGTCCGCGACATCGCCGCCGGCCGGCCCGTCGTCGTCGTGGACGACGAGGACCGCGAGAACGAGGGCGACCTCGTCATCGCCGCCGAGAAGGCCACCCCCGAGATCATCGCCTTCATGATGAGCGAGTGCCGCGGCCTGATCTGCGCGCCCATGGAGGGCGACGAGCTGGAACGGCTCGAACTGCCCCAGATGGTCGGCCGCAACACCGAGTCCATGCAGACCGCGTTCACCGTCTCCGTGGACGCCTCCGCCGCCCACGGCGTCTCCACCGGCATCTCCGCCGCCGACCGCGCCACCACGCTCCGCCTGCTGGCCGGCGGCACCGCGGGCCCCGGCGACTTCGTGCGCCCCGGCCACATCTTCCCGCTGCGCGCCCGCCCCGGCGGCGTACTCGTGCGCAACGGCCACACCGAGGCCGCCGTGGACCTGGCCCGGCTCGCCGGACTGCGGCCCGCCGGGGCCATCGTGGAGATCGCCGGCGAGGACGGCGTCATGCTGCGGCTGCCCCAGCTGGTGCCGTTCGCCCGCAAGCACGGCCTCACGATCGTCTCCATCGCGGACCTGATCGACTACCGCCGCACCAGCGAACCCACGGTCCGCCGCGAGGCCGAGGTCCGGCTCCCGACCCGCTTCGGCGCCTTCACCGCGTACGGCTACCGCTCCACCACGGACGGCGTCGAACACGTCGCCCTCGTCCACGGCGACCTCGCCGACGGCGACGACGTCCTGGTCCGGGTCCACTCCGAGTGCCTGACCGGCGACATCTTCGCCTCCGAACGCTGCGACTGCGGCCCCCAGCTGCACGCCTCCATGCGCCGCGTCACCGAGGAGGGCCGCGGCGTCGTCGTCTATCTGCGCGGCCACGAGGGCCGGGGCATCGGCCTGCTCTCCAAGCTGCGCGCGTACGAACTCCAGGAGCGCGGCGTCGACACCCTCGACGCCAACCTGGAGCTGGGCCTGCCCGCCGACGCCCGCGACTACGCCGCCGGCGCCCAGATCCTCAAGGACCTCGGCGTGCGCAGCCTGCGGCTGATGACGAACAACCCGGAGAAGACCGCCGCCATCACCCGGCACGGCCTGGCCGTCACCGGCCGCGAGCCGATGCCCGTCCAGGCCGGCGAGCACAATCTGCGGTACCTGCGCACCAAGCGCGACCGCATGGGACACGACCTGCCCTGGCTCGACGCCGTCACCGCGTCGACCTGCGGCAACCAGTAG
- a CDS encoding nicotinamide mononucleotide transporter family protein: protein MSAVHWLNSEAFTLLGQHIIWSDMIGNTVGLIALALGWLRSIWTWPAQLLSGVVLVAANVSVHQAGSVGKQLIVIAVAVWGWQQWNRGRRQAQDGTIAVRFATWRERGYLAGGAALGTLAVGGLFTAFPSLSWSPWADAYIFAGTLVAMLAQARGMVEFWFAWLLVDLVGVPLNFHSGLAFSGLIYVVYGALVLWGMRDWWLRTRTPVLEGVTA from the coding sequence GTGAGCGCCGTGCACTGGCTGAACTCCGAGGCGTTCACCCTCCTCGGCCAGCACATCATCTGGTCCGACATGATCGGCAACACCGTCGGCCTGATCGCCCTCGCCCTGGGCTGGCTGCGCTCCATCTGGACCTGGCCCGCCCAGCTCCTGTCCGGCGTCGTGCTGGTCGCCGCCAACGTCTCCGTCCACCAGGCGGGCAGCGTCGGCAAGCAGCTCATCGTCATCGCCGTCGCCGTCTGGGGCTGGCAGCAGTGGAACCGCGGCCGGCGCCAGGCACAGGACGGCACCATCGCGGTCCGCTTCGCCACCTGGCGCGAACGCGGCTACCTGGCCGGCGGGGCCGCCCTCGGCACCCTCGCGGTCGGCGGCCTGTTCACCGCCTTCCCCTCGCTCTCCTGGAGCCCGTGGGCCGACGCCTACATCTTCGCCGGCACCCTCGTCGCGATGCTCGCCCAGGCCCGCGGCATGGTCGAGTTCTGGTTCGCCTGGCTCCTCGTCGACCTGGTCGGCGTCCCGCTGAACTTCCACAGCGGACTCGCCTTCTCCGGTCTCATCTACGTCGTCTACGGCGCCCTCGTCCTGTGGGGGATGCGCGACTGGTGGCTGCGTACGCGGACACCCGTACTGGAAGGAGTCACGGCATGA
- a CDS encoding PH domain-containing protein, whose product MSAPTPPTGTPALPVTFRPTRTRMVLLTVGAVMFAVITVVAFTLEQLSGGERVSFVFTALLFFGVLALLSRPKVVADEEGVTVVNLTRSRRLSWAEIVRVNLRVGDPWVFLDLSDGTSMPALGIQPGIAKQQAIRDVRALRALAENRGTGTDNG is encoded by the coding sequence ATGTCAGCCCCCACGCCCCCGACCGGCACCCCGGCCCTGCCGGTCACCTTCCGGCCGACCCGCACCCGGATGGTCCTGCTCACCGTGGGGGCGGTGATGTTCGCCGTCATCACCGTCGTCGCCTTCACCCTCGAACAGCTCAGCGGGGGAGAACGGGTCAGCTTCGTCTTCACCGCCCTCCTCTTCTTCGGCGTCCTCGCGCTGCTCAGCCGGCCCAAGGTCGTCGCCGACGAGGAGGGCGTCACCGTCGTCAACCTCACCCGCAGCCGCCGCCTGTCCTGGGCCGAAATCGTCCGCGTCAACCTGCGGGTCGGCGATCCGTGGGTCTTTCTCGACCTCAGCGACGGCACCAGCATGCCCGCCCTCGGCATCCAGCCCGGCATCGCCAAGCAGCAGGCCATCCGGGACGTCCGCGCGCTCCGCGCCCTCGCCGAGAACCGCGGCACGGGCACGGACAACGGCTGA
- a CDS encoding peptidase C39 family protein, with protein sequence MPSPASRRTVLAAAVAAAAGAGTLSSAAFAAPRADRPAPPRTPVDNHAWTTYTDWRCGNGAGTRAVPGRRAGLVIAHPLGRTDYTDPHTGTTTAWEYATWTSPVHRSAVPATEVIASWNAHTPPGTWLQVELRGRYSDGAETPWYVMGRWASGDTDIRRTSVDGQGDGRSSVWTDTFSVDDAASGLRLLSYRLRLTLYRAPGTRRTPTVWRVGAMASDIPDRFTVPAGTPRLRRELPVPRYSQNIHVGQYPEYDNGGEAWCSPTSSQMIIEYWGRKPTADDLAWVEPGIQDPQVCHAARFTYDYQYEGCGNWPFNAAYAATYPAMSAAVTRLGSLADVETLIRAGIPVITSQSFLEEELTGAGYGTSGHLMTVIGFTADGDVIANDPASPDDEAVRRVYRRHEWETIWLRTKRYDANGKVRSGTGGVCYIYWPAHPDPFQRRALRSVGLL encoded by the coding sequence ATGCCCAGTCCCGCATCCCGCCGCACCGTGCTCGCCGCCGCCGTCGCGGCCGCCGCCGGAGCAGGCACGCTGTCGTCCGCCGCCTTCGCGGCACCTCGGGCCGACCGGCCCGCGCCGCCCCGCACCCCGGTGGACAACCACGCCTGGACCACGTACACCGACTGGCGCTGCGGCAACGGCGCCGGCACCCGCGCGGTGCCCGGCCGCCGCGCCGGTCTCGTCATCGCCCACCCACTGGGCCGTACGGACTACACCGACCCGCACACCGGCACCACCACCGCCTGGGAGTACGCGACCTGGACCTCGCCCGTGCACCGCTCCGCCGTCCCCGCCACCGAGGTCATCGCCTCCTGGAACGCCCACACCCCGCCCGGTACCTGGCTCCAGGTCGAGTTGCGCGGCCGCTACTCGGACGGCGCCGAGACCCCGTGGTACGTGATGGGCCGCTGGGCCTCCGGCGACACGGACATCCGCCGCACCTCGGTGGACGGCCAGGGCGACGGCCGCAGCTCCGTGTGGACCGACACCTTCTCGGTGGACGACGCGGCGAGCGGCCTGCGCCTGCTGTCCTACCGCCTCCGGCTGACCCTGTACCGGGCTCCGGGCACCCGGCGCACCCCCACGGTGTGGCGCGTGGGCGCGATGGCCTCGGACATCCCCGACCGCTTCACCGTGCCCGCCGGCACCCCCCGCCTGCGCCGCGAACTGCCGGTGCCGCGCTACTCGCAGAACATCCACGTCGGCCAGTACCCCGAGTACGACAACGGCGGCGAGGCGTGGTGCAGCCCCACCTCATCGCAGATGATCATCGAGTACTGGGGCCGGAAACCCACCGCCGACGACCTCGCCTGGGTCGAGCCCGGCATCCAGGACCCGCAGGTCTGCCACGCCGCGCGCTTCACCTACGACTACCAGTACGAGGGCTGCGGCAACTGGCCGTTCAACGCCGCCTACGCGGCCACGTACCCCGCCATGAGCGCCGCCGTCACCCGGCTCGGCTCCCTCGCCGACGTGGAGACCCTGATCCGCGCCGGCATCCCCGTCATCACCTCCCAGTCCTTCCTCGAGGAGGAGCTGACCGGCGCCGGCTACGGCACGTCCGGCCACCTGATGACCGTCATCGGCTTCACCGCCGACGGCGACGTCATCGCCAACGACCCCGCCTCCCCGGACGACGAGGCGGTCCGCCGCGTCTACCGCCGCCACGAGTGGGAGACCATCTGGCTCCGCACGAAGAGGTACGACGCGAACGGCAAGGTCCGCAGCGGCACGGGCGGCGTCTGCTACATCTACTGGCCGGCCCACCCCGACCCGTTCCAGCGACGCGCGCTGCGATCGGTGGGGCTGCTGTGA
- a CDS encoding uridine kinase family protein: MSDLAPQAALLRALPPSCGPVRLVAVDGHAGSGKSTFAGRLAAALGDAPVLHLDDLASHEELFAWTERLRDQVTGPLSRGEPARYAPYDWTARTFGPPRTLEPAPVVLIEGVGAGRRALRPLLARLLWMDLGARESWARGRRRDGPALRSFWDGWTAAETAHFAADPSRPWADALVQQLPVGYAWLPGPLRERC; encoded by the coding sequence ATGAGCGACCTCGCGCCACAGGCCGCGCTGCTGCGCGCCCTCCCCCCGTCCTGCGGCCCGGTGCGGCTGGTCGCCGTCGACGGCCACGCCGGATCGGGCAAGAGCACCTTCGCCGGCCGGCTCGCGGCGGCGCTCGGTGACGCACCCGTGCTCCATCTGGACGACCTGGCCAGCCACGAGGAGCTGTTCGCCTGGACCGAACGGCTGCGCGACCAGGTCACGGGCCCGCTGTCGCGCGGCGAGCCCGCGCGCTACGCGCCCTACGACTGGACGGCGCGGACCTTCGGGCCGCCCAGGACCCTGGAACCCGCCCCCGTGGTCCTGATCGAGGGGGTGGGCGCGGGCCGGCGCGCGCTGCGGCCGCTGCTGGCGCGGCTGCTGTGGATGGACCTCGGCGCGCGGGAGTCCTGGGCGCGGGGCCGGCGGCGCGACGGACCGGCGCTGCGCTCCTTCTGGGACGGCTGGACGGCGGCCGAGACGGCGCACTTCGCCGCCGACCCGTCCCGCCCCTGGGCGGACGCTCTGGTACAGCAGTTGCCCGTGGGGTACGCGTGGCTGCCGGGGCCCTTGCGAGAGCGGTGCTGA
- a CDS encoding AAA family ATPase — MDFGTQGTQAPADLAWLRGVDAYTMGAYPQAEEEFRAAVRQDPAMADAWLGLHALRVDTASALLHMHRHRDRFGEQRTRHRRTLNSWYWLGWWVQPVLESPRDLLLAHASHWLDGRHVAELDRALAALPPVETDPQVRFLHACRSYLVKDWEQLVRHTEQLIDDPLLGIEAGLFGGMARVRLEMYGQAEPMLATALMRCRSEQPQRKELRYWLARAHEGTGRSAAALPLYRAVHRIDPAFMDTSARLAAIADYDGLDGSEDVSGLAAVSLTGVEADGFYGEGQAESALPPGAEQPDGRELPAGGEPQDASGAAVSPLPGGVRAKAPARRPFPAGPSDPALLAEALAELERMVGLEPVKRQVKALSAQLNMARLRAGQGLPVQPPKRHFVFSGPSGTGKTTVARILGRVFYALGLLGGDHLVEAQRADLVGEFLGQTAVKANELIDSALGGVLFVDEAYSLSNTGYSKGDAYGDEALQVLLKRAEDNRDHLVVILAGYPEGMDRLLSTNPGLSSRFTTRVDFPSYRPLELTAIGEVLAAENGDGWDEEALEELRSISGHVVDQGWLDELGNGRFLRTLYEKSCAYRDLRLSGCTTPPTRDDLATLRLPDLMQAYGEVLSGRGPAGRGPQEPPAP, encoded by the coding sequence ATGGACTTCGGCACGCAGGGCACACAGGCCCCGGCCGACCTCGCCTGGCTGCGGGGCGTGGACGCCTACACGATGGGCGCCTATCCGCAGGCCGAGGAGGAGTTCCGTGCGGCCGTGCGCCAGGACCCCGCGATGGCCGACGCCTGGCTCGGACTGCACGCGCTGCGCGTCGACACCGCGTCGGCCCTGCTGCACATGCACCGCCACCGCGACCGCTTCGGCGAGCAGCGCACCCGTCACCGGCGCACCCTGAACTCCTGGTACTGGCTGGGCTGGTGGGTGCAGCCGGTGCTCGAGAGCCCGCGCGATCTGCTCCTGGCGCACGCCTCGCACTGGCTGGACGGCCGCCATGTGGCGGAGCTGGACCGGGCGCTGGCGGCCCTGCCCCCGGTGGAGACCGATCCCCAGGTCCGCTTCCTGCACGCCTGCCGCTCCTATCTGGTCAAGGACTGGGAGCAGCTCGTGCGCCACACCGAGCAGCTGATCGACGATCCGCTGCTGGGCATCGAGGCCGGGCTGTTCGGCGGCATGGCGCGGGTGCGGCTGGAGATGTACGGGCAGGCGGAGCCGATGCTGGCGACGGCCCTGATGCGCTGCCGCAGCGAGCAGCCCCAGCGCAAGGAGCTGCGCTACTGGCTGGCCCGCGCGCACGAGGGCACCGGCCGCAGCGCCGCCGCCCTGCCGCTGTACCGGGCCGTGCACCGGATCGACCCCGCCTTCATGGACACCTCGGCGCGGCTCGCCGCCATCGCGGACTACGACGGCCTGGACGGCTCGGAGGACGTGTCGGGGCTCGCCGCGGTGTCGCTGACCGGCGTCGAGGCGGACGGGTTCTACGGCGAGGGGCAGGCGGAGAGCGCCCTGCCGCCGGGGGCCGAGCAGCCGGACGGCCGGGAGCTGCCGGCGGGCGGCGAGCCGCAGGACGCCTCCGGTGCCGCCGTCTCGCCGCTGCCCGGCGGGGTGCGGGCGAAGGCCCCGGCGCGCCGGCCGTTCCCGGCCGGGCCCAGCGATCCGGCGCTGCTGGCCGAGGCGCTGGCGGAGCTGGAGCGGATGGTGGGCCTGGAGCCGGTGAAGCGGCAGGTCAAGGCGCTGTCGGCGCAGTTGAACATGGCGCGGCTGCGGGCGGGCCAGGGGCTGCCCGTACAGCCGCCGAAGCGGCATTTCGTCTTCTCCGGCCCGTCCGGCACCGGCAAGACGACGGTGGCGCGCATCCTGGGCCGGGTGTTCTACGCGCTGGGCCTGCTCGGCGGCGACCATCTCGTGGAGGCGCAACGGGCCGACCTGGTGGGCGAGTTCCTGGGCCAGACGGCGGTGAAGGCGAATGAGCTGATCGATTCGGCGCTGGGCGGGGTGCTGTTCGTCGACGAGGCGTACAGCCTGTCCAACACCGGGTACAGCAAGGGCGACGCGTACGGGGACGAGGCGCTTCAGGTCCTGCTGAAGCGGGCGGAGGACAACCGGGACCATCTCGTGGTGATCCTGGCCGGCTATCCGGAGGGCATGGACCGGCTGCTGTCCACCAATCCGGGGCTCTCCTCGCGCTTCACGACCCGGGTGGACTTCCCGAGCTACCGGCCGCTGGAGCTGACCGCGATCGGTGAGGTGCTGGCCGCCGAGAACGGGGACGGCTGGGACGAGGAGGCGCTGGAGGAGCTGCGCTCCATCAGCGGCCATGTCGTGGACCAGGGCTGGCTGGACGAGCTGGGCAACGGCCGCTTCCTGCGGACGTTGTACGAGAAGAGCTGTGCCTACCGCGATCTGCGGCTGTCGGGCTGTACGACGCCGCCGACGCGGGACGACCTGGCGACGCTGCGGCTGCCGGATCTGATGCAGGCGTACGGCGAGGTGCTGTCGGGCCGGGGGCCTGCGGGCCGCGGCCCGCAGGAGCCGCCGGCGCCGTGA
- a CDS encoding phosphoribosyl-ATP diphosphatase, translating to MANKTFEELFAELQLKAANGDPSTSRTAELVEKGVHAIGKKVVEEAAEVWMAAEHESKDAAAEEISQLLYHVQVMMVARGISLDDVYAHL from the coding sequence ATGGCGAACAAAACCTTCGAAGAGCTCTTCGCCGAGCTGCAGCTCAAGGCCGCCAACGGCGACCCCTCCACCTCCCGCACCGCCGAGCTGGTGGAGAAGGGGGTCCATGCCATCGGCAAGAAGGTCGTCGAGGAGGCCGCCGAAGTCTGGATGGCCGCCGAGCACGAGAGCAAGGACGCCGCCGCCGAGGAGATCTCGCAACTGCTGTACCACGTCCAGGTGATGATGGTCGCGCGCGGGATCTCCCTCGACGACGTCTACGCCCACCTCTGA
- the hisG gene encoding ATP phosphoribosyltransferase — protein MLRIAVPNKGAISGPAMAMLHEAGYKQRKESKELVLVDPANEVEFFYLRPRDIAIYVSSGRLDIGITGRDLLLDSGAQAEEILRLGFARSTFRFAAKPGTVAGPQDFGGLTIATSYEGIVAKHLADSGVDASVVHLDGAVETAIELGVAQVIADVVETGTSLRNAGLEIIGEPIMTSEAVVIRRTGAPGEEPKVQQFLRRLQGVLVARSYVMMDYDCRVEHLERAVALTPGLESPTISPLHHEGWVAVRSMVAAAEAQRIMDDLYDLGARAILTTAIHACRL, from the coding sequence ATGCTGCGCATCGCCGTCCCCAACAAGGGAGCCATCTCCGGGCCTGCGATGGCGATGCTCCATGAGGCGGGCTACAAGCAGCGCAAGGAGTCGAAGGAACTCGTCCTCGTCGACCCCGCCAACGAGGTCGAGTTCTTCTACCTGCGCCCCCGCGACATCGCCATCTACGTCAGCTCGGGCCGCCTCGACATCGGCATCACCGGCCGCGACCTGCTGCTCGACTCCGGCGCCCAGGCCGAGGAGATCCTCCGGCTCGGCTTCGCCCGCTCCACCTTCCGCTTCGCCGCCAAGCCCGGCACCGTCGCCGGACCGCAGGACTTCGGCGGCCTGACGATCGCCACCTCCTACGAGGGCATCGTCGCCAAGCACCTCGCCGATTCCGGCGTGGACGCCTCCGTCGTCCACCTCGACGGCGCCGTCGAGACCGCCATCGAACTCGGCGTCGCCCAGGTGATCGCGGACGTCGTGGAGACCGGCACCAGCCTGCGCAACGCCGGCCTCGAAATCATCGGCGAACCGATCATGACCTCCGAGGCCGTCGTCATCCGGCGCACCGGCGCCCCCGGCGAGGAACCCAAGGTCCAGCAGTTCCTGCGCCGCCTCCAGGGCGTCCTGGTCGCCCGCAGCTACGTGATGATGGACTACGACTGCCGCGTCGAGCACCTGGAGCGCGCCGTCGCCCTGACGCCCGGCCTGGAGTCGCCGACCATCTCCCCGCTGCACCACGAGGGCTGGGTCGCCGTCCGCTCCATGGTCGCCGCCGCCGAGGCACAGCGGATCATGGACGACCTGTACGACCTCGGCGCCCGCGCCATCCTCACCACCGCGATCCACGCCTGCCGTCTCTGA
- a CDS encoding hemolysin family protein, whose translation MSLLQLFFAGLLVLANGFFVGAEFALVSVRRSQIEPLAAAGSTRARQVLYGLENLPRMMAAAQFGITVCSLTLGAVAEPTVAHLLEPVFTAVHLPAGLVHPLGYVLALALVVFLHLVIGEMVPKNLAMAAPEKTALWLSPGLVGFARLCRPVTSALGACARLVLRLFGVEPKDEVEAVFTSEQLNRLVEDSGQAGLIEPEARERLEDALELGSHPVTDVLLRRAALVTVDPSVTPRRIEELTVRTGFSRFPVCADGGGPFMGYLHVKDVLDLEDRERAVPQQLWRPMATVRAELPLDDALTVMRRAATHLAQVADASGRVLGLVAMEDVLEMLVGEVRDPAHRVAEPRRTGEPIAGERGTGERTTDPDGAGALVG comes from the coding sequence ATGAGCCTCCTCCAGCTGTTCTTCGCCGGACTCCTCGTCCTGGCGAACGGCTTCTTCGTCGGGGCGGAGTTCGCCCTGGTCTCGGTGCGCCGCAGCCAGATCGAACCCCTCGCCGCCGCCGGTTCCACCCGCGCCCGCCAGGTGCTGTACGGGCTGGAGAACCTGCCCCGGATGATGGCCGCGGCCCAGTTCGGCATCACCGTCTGCTCGCTGACCCTGGGCGCCGTCGCCGAACCGACTGTCGCCCACCTCCTGGAGCCCGTCTTCACCGCCGTGCACCTGCCCGCAGGGCTGGTCCACCCGCTCGGCTACGTGCTGGCGCTCGCCCTCGTCGTCTTCCTCCACCTCGTCATCGGCGAGATGGTCCCCAAGAACCTGGCGATGGCCGCGCCGGAGAAGACCGCGCTCTGGCTCAGCCCCGGCCTCGTCGGCTTCGCCCGGCTCTGCCGCCCGGTCACCTCGGCGCTCGGCGCCTGCGCCCGGCTGGTGCTCCGCCTCTTCGGCGTCGAACCGAAGGACGAGGTGGAGGCCGTCTTCACCAGCGAGCAGCTCAACCGCTTGGTGGAGGACTCCGGGCAGGCCGGACTCATCGAACCCGAGGCGCGCGAACGCCTGGAGGACGCCCTGGAGCTGGGCAGCCATCCGGTCACCGACGTCCTGCTGCGCCGGGCCGCGCTGGTGACCGTCGACCCCTCCGTCACCCCGCGCCGCATCGAGGAGCTGACCGTGCGCACCGGCTTCTCGCGCTTCCCGGTCTGCGCGGACGGGGGCGGCCCCTTCATGGGCTACCTGCACGTCAAGGACGTCCTGGACCTGGAGGACCGCGAGCGCGCGGTGCCCCAGCAGCTGTGGCGCCCGATGGCCACCGTACGGGCCGAACTCCCGCTGGACGACGCCCTGACCGTGATGCGCCGCGCCGCCACGCACCTCGCCCAGGTCGCCGACGCCTCCGGGCGGGTGCTCGGCCTGGTCGCGATGGAGGACGTGCTGGAGATGCTGGTCGGTGAGGTACGCGACCCGGCGCACCGGGTGGCGGAACCACGCCGCACCGGGGAGCCGATCGCGGGGGAGCGGGGAACCGGGGAGCGGACCACCGACCCGGACGGGGCGGGCGCCCTGGTGGGCTGA
- the ribH gene encoding 6,7-dimethyl-8-ribityllumazine synthase, translated as MSGKGAPELSVRNCGDLRVAVVAAQWHEKVMDGLVDGALRALHELGIDEPTLLRVPGSFELPVVAKVLAGRGYDAIVALGVIIRGGTPHFEYVSHGVTAGLTRVAVDTGVPVGFGVLTCDTEEQALDRAGLEGSNEDKGHEAVTAAVATAATLRSVSEPWR; from the coding sequence ATGAGCGGCAAGGGCGCACCCGAACTGTCCGTACGCAACTGCGGTGACCTCCGTGTGGCGGTCGTCGCCGCACAGTGGCACGAGAAGGTCATGGACGGACTCGTCGACGGCGCCCTGCGCGCCCTGCACGAGCTGGGCATCGACGAGCCGACCCTGCTCCGCGTCCCCGGCAGCTTCGAGCTGCCCGTCGTCGCCAAGGTGCTGGCCGGCCGCGGCTACGACGCGATCGTCGCCCTCGGCGTGATCATCCGCGGCGGCACCCCGCACTTCGAGTACGTGTCCCACGGCGTCACCGCCGGGCTGACCCGGGTCGCCGTCGACACCGGCGTTCCGGTCGGCTTCGGCGTCCTCACCTGCGACACCGAGGAACAGGCGCTCGACCGCGCCGGACTCGAAGGGTCCAACGAGGACAAGGGGCACGAAGCGGTCACCGCTGCCGTCGCCACCGCCGCCACACTGCGCTCGGTCAGCGAACCCTGGCGCTGA
- a CDS encoding hemolysin family protein: MTTPLLLLTAAFLLILANGFFVAAEFGLVTVERADAERAAAEGDRRARSVTDALRELSFQLSGTQLGITITSLVVGMLAEPALAQLLDGPFAAAGLPDGAVPTVSVVTGMLLAAAVQMVIGELVPKNWAVSRPLTVARFVAGPQARFTRLFRPVIGALNTAANRLVRLLGVEPTEELASARTPGELVSLARHSAEAGTLEQDTADLFVRTLSLAGLTAQHVMTPRVKVSALQTSATAEDVLNLTRATGLSRFPVYRERIDEVVGMIHLKDALAVPAPDRLRTTAGRIAVPPLLVPETLPVEQLLQRLRNEQPIAVVVDEYGGTAGVVTLEDIIEELVGEVRDEHDAEGADRPELAPAPPEDGRPAWDAEGSCRVLTLRRIGLDVPDGPYETVAGLVADLLGRIPAPGDRAELPGWRISVRQVGHYRAEKVRFVRVAVPAAADPARPAVLEAAR; this comes from the coding sequence ATGACAACCCCCCTACTGCTGCTCACCGCGGCATTCCTTCTCATCCTCGCCAACGGATTCTTCGTGGCGGCCGAATTCGGCCTCGTCACGGTGGAACGCGCGGACGCCGAGCGCGCCGCGGCCGAGGGCGACCGGCGGGCCCGATCGGTCACCGACGCCCTGCGCGAACTCTCCTTCCAGCTCTCCGGCACCCAGCTCGGCATCACCATCACCTCCCTGGTGGTCGGCATGCTCGCCGAACCGGCCCTCGCCCAGCTCCTCGACGGCCCCTTCGCCGCGGCCGGCCTGCCCGACGGCGCCGTCCCCACCGTCAGCGTGGTGACCGGCATGCTGCTCGCCGCCGCCGTCCAGATGGTCATCGGCGAACTCGTCCCGAAGAACTGGGCGGTCTCCCGCCCGCTCACGGTCGCCCGGTTCGTCGCCGGACCGCAGGCCCGCTTCACCCGCCTCTTCCGGCCGGTCATCGGCGCCCTGAACACCGCGGCCAACCGGCTGGTACGCCTGCTGGGCGTCGAACCCACCGAGGAACTGGCCTCCGCCCGCACCCCCGGCGAACTCGTCTCCCTCGCCCGGCACTCCGCCGAGGCCGGCACCCTCGAACAGGACACCGCCGACCTCTTCGTACGGACCCTGTCGCTCGCCGGGCTCACCGCCCAGCACGTCATGACCCCGCGCGTGAAGGTCAGCGCCCTGCAGACCTCCGCCACCGCCGAGGACGTCCTCAACCTCACCCGCGCCACCGGCCTCTCCCGCTTCCCCGTCTACCGGGAGCGCATCGACGAGGTCGTCGGCATGATCCACCTCAAGGACGCCCTGGCCGTCCCGGCCCCCGACCGGCTGCGCACCACCGCGGGCCGCATCGCCGTGCCGCCGCTCCTGGTGCCCGAGACCCTGCCCGTCGAGCAGCTCCTCCAGCGGCTGCGCAACGAGCAGCCGATCGCCGTCGTCGTCGACGAGTACGGCGGCACCGCCGGGGTCGTCACCCTGGAGGACATCATCGAGGAGCTCGTCGGCGAGGTCCGCGACGAGCACGACGCCGAGGGCGCCGACCGCCCCGAGCTGGCCCCCGCCCCGCCCGAGGACGGCCGGCCCGCCTGGGACGCCGAGGGCAGCTGCCGGGTCCTCACCCTGCGCCGCATAGGACTGGACGTGCCCGACGGCCCGTACGAGACGGTCGCCGGACTCGTCGCCGACCTGCTGGGCCGCATCCCCGCCCCCGGCGACCGCGCCGAACTCCCCGGCTGGCGGATCTCCGTCCGCCAGGTCGGCCACTACCGCGCCGAGAAGGTCCGCTTCGTCCGGGTGGCCGTGCCGGCCGCCGCGGACCCCGCGCGGCCCGCCGTCCTGGAGGCCGCGCGATGA